The following coding sequences are from one Triticum aestivum cultivar Chinese Spring chromosome 5A, IWGSC CS RefSeq v2.1, whole genome shotgun sequence window:
- the LOC123105617 gene encoding uncharacterized protein produces MAGGRGRGRGDGRNPATSSSSSSSRQRKARGSRDFGPETERSLEPQKEGPSSSSPSVSSKKPQMVTPVLPKSLDSPVQPRKPLNSPLMMAKQVHPPKSQYPLVQTVASIQISKPLNSSSASCGSGTVGSLDSPVQPWKSLDSPLMMAEQVQPPKSQDSLVQMVASMQLSKPLDSSSASTGSGAVGSDLGAAPFDICMGNSKGIFKLNRPLHEINKEKRLRERELSNSAAPPQRLRPGMVLLKNFLKLDDQVEIIKLCRELGVGTGGFYQPGYREGGKLSLRMMCLGKNWDPDSRSYGDIRPFDGAQPPQMPQELTKFVEEAIKASHDFLKQRGKGATEPSVELPQMSPDICIVNFYTTGGKLGLHQDKDEDESSLEKRLPVVSFSLGDTAEFLYGDDRDVDKASKIKLESGDVLIFGGQSRLIFHGVSGIMPKSAPLMVTDKANLRPGRLNLTFRQHKYEP; encoded by the exons ATGGCAGGCGGCCGCGGCCGTGGCCGCGGCGACGGAAGGaacccggcgacctcctcctcctcctcctcctcccggcaGCGGAAGGCCCGGGGCTCGCGCGACTTC GGTCCTGAAACTGAAAGGTCCTTGGAACCTCAAAAGGAAGGGCCAAGTTCATCTTCTCCCTCTGTTAGCAGTAAAAAACCGCAGATGGTTACACCAGTTCTACCAAAGTCTCTAGATTCACCAGTTCAACCAAGAAAGCCTCTCAATTCACCGCTGATGATGGCTAAACAAGTTCATCCACCGAAATCTCAATATCCACTGGTCCAAACGGTTGCATCGATTCAAATATCAAAACCTCTAAACTCCAGTAGTGCTTCATGTGGCTCTGGAACTGTGGGGTCTCTAGATTCACCAGTTCAACCATGGAAGTCTCTCGATTCACCGCTGATGATGGCTGAACAAGTTCAACCACCGAAATCTCAAGATTCACTGGTCCAAATGGTTGCATCGATGCAACTATCGAAACCTCTAGACTCCAGTAGCGCTTCAACTGGCTCTGGAGCTGTGGGGTCTGATTTAGGAGCTGCTCCATTTGACATATGCATGGGTAACAGCAAAGGCATTTTCAAGCTAAATCGCCCTTTGCATGAGATCAACAAAGAAAAACGGCTGCGCGAAAGGGAGCTTTCAAACAGTGCAGCTCCGCCGCAACGTTTGAGACCTGGGATGGTTCTACTGAAAAACTTCTTAAAGCTGGATGATCAG GTTGAAATTATCAAGCTTTGTCGGGAACTTGGTGTTGGCACAGGAGGATTTTATCAACCTGGCTACAGAGAGGGTGGTAAGTTAAGTCTGCGGATGATGTGCTTAGGGAAGAACTGGGATCCAGATTCAAGATCATATGGAGATATACGACCCTTTGATGGGGCTCAACCACCACAGATGCCACAAGAATTGACTAAGTTCGTGGAAGAAGCCATTAAAGCTTCCCATGATTTCTTGAAACAAAGAGGCAAGGGAGCTACCGAGCCCTCTGTAGAACTTCCTCAGATGTCACCTGACATCTGCATTGTTAACTTCTACACCACTGGCGGGAAGTTAGGTCTTCATCAG GACAAAGATGAAGATGAATCTAGCCTTGAAAAGAGACTGCCTGTTGTTTCCTTTTCATTGGGCGACACTGCAGAATTCTTGTATGGTGATGACAGAGATGTTGATAAGGCTTCAAAGATTAAACTTGAATCTGGTGATGTTCTGatatttggtggtcaatcaaggcTCATATTCCATGGGGTCTCCGGCATTATGCCGAAAAGTGCACCGCTTATGGTGACCGACAAGGCAAATCTTCGACCCGGGCGCCTGAACCTCACATTCAGGCAGCATAAGTATGAGCCCTAG